In Panthera tigris isolate Pti1 chromosome C1, P.tigris_Pti1_mat1.1, whole genome shotgun sequence, the following proteins share a genomic window:
- the TRIM63 gene encoding E3 ubiquitin-protein ligase TRIM63 yields the protein MDYKSSLIQDGNPMENLEKQLICPICLEMFTKPVVILPCQHNLCRKCANDIFQAANPFWTNRVGSVSMSGGRFRCPSCRHEVIMDRHGVYGLQRNLLVENIIDIYKQECSSRPLQKGNHPMCKEHEDEKINIYCLTCEMPTCSMCKVFGAHKACEVAPLQSVFQGQKTELSNCISMLVAGNDRVQTIITQLEDSCRVTKDNSHQVKEELSQKFDVLYAILDEKKSELLQRITREQEEKLSFIEALIQQYREQLDKSTKLVETAIQSLDEPGGAIFLLSAKQLIKSIVEASKGCQLGKTEQGFENMDYFTLDLEHIADTLRAIDFGTDEEEEEFIDEEDQEEEESTEGKEEGHQ from the exons ATGGATTATAAGTCAAGCCTGATCCAGGATGGGAACCCCATGGAGAACCTGGAGAAGCAGCTGATCTGTCCCATCTGCCTGGAGATGTTTACCAAGCCGGTGGTCATCTTGCCGTGTCAGCACAACCTCTGCCGGAAGTGTGCCAATGACATCTTCCAG GCCGCAAATCCCTTCTGGACCAATCGGGTCGGGTCTGTGTCCATGTCTGGGGGCCGTTTCCGCTGCCCCTCCTGCCGCCACGAGGTGATCATGGATCGTCATGGAGTGTATGGCCTGCAGAGAAATCTGCTGGTGGAGAACATCATTGATATCTACAAGCAGGAGTGTTCCAG TCGGCCCCTACAGAAGGGCAACCACCCCATGTGCAAGGAGCACGAAGATGAGAAAATCAACATCTACTGTCTCACGTGCGAGATGCCCACGTGCTCCATGTGCAAGGTGTTTGGGGCTCACAAGGCCTGTGAGGTGGCCCCGCTGCAGAGCGTCTTCCAGGGACAAAAG ACGGAGCTGAGTAACTGTATCTCCATGCTGGTGGCGGGGAATGACCGAGTACAGACCATCATCACTCAGCTGGAGGACTCCTGCCGAGTAACCAAG GACAACAGTCACCAGGTGAAGGAAGAGCTGAGCCAGAAGTTTGACGTACTGTACGCCATCTTGGACGAGAAGAAGAGCGAGTTACTGCAGCGGATCACGCGGGAGCAGGAGGAGAAGCTCAGCTTCATCGAGGCCCTCATCCAGCAGTACCGGGAGCAACTGGACAAATCCACTAAGCTGGTGGAGACAGCCATCCAGTCCCTGGACGAGCCTGGTGGGGCCATCTTTCTCTTG AGTGCTAAGCAACTCATCAAAAG CATTGTGGAAGCTTCCAAGGGTTGCCAGCTGGGGAAGACAGAACAGGGCTTTGAAAACATGGACTACTTTACCTTGGACTTAGAGCACATAGCAGACACCCTGAGGGCCATCGACTTTGGGACAG atgaggaagaggaagagttcATTGATGAAGAAGATCAGGAAGAGGAAGAGTccacagagggaaaggaagaag GACACCAGTAA